Proteins co-encoded in one Thermochromatium tepidum ATCC 43061 genomic window:
- a CDS encoding ExbD/TolR family protein has translation MNLRPRRRPPVDINLAPLIDVVFLLLIFFMVSTSFKDEARLRVQLPRAQGEDIPAQEPAMIRIVIDRAGRFFVDDREVADTRVATLVSLLTERRGQDSRIPVLIQADAATPYQAVVTAMDAASQAGLSRIAFAATRSDGAAP, from the coding sequence ATGAATCTGCGCCCGCGTCGCCGTCCACCGGTCGACATCAATCTGGCCCCGCTGATCGATGTCGTCTTCCTGCTGCTGATCTTCTTCATGGTCTCGACCTCCTTCAAAGACGAGGCGCGTCTGCGCGTGCAGTTGCCGCGGGCCCAGGGGGAGGACATCCCGGCCCAGGAACCGGCCATGATCCGGATCGTCATCGATCGGGCCGGGCGCTTCTTTGTCGATGATCGCGAGGTCGCCGACACCCGAGTCGCGACCCTGGTGTCTCTCCTCACCGAGCGCCGTGGTCAGGATAGCCGCATCCCGGTCTTGATCCAGGCCGATGCCGCCACGCCGTATCAGGCGGTGGTGACCGCCATGGATGCCGCGAGTCAGGCCGGTTTGAGCCGCATCGCCTTTGCCGCGACCCGCTCGGATGGCGCCGCGCCATGA
- a CDS encoding MotA/TolQ/ExbB proton channel family protein, translated as MVELMYAGGWLMLPILACSVLATAIVIERAWTLRRSRIMPDRLVERIWRLHQEQRLDEITIAQIRDGSPLGRLLAAGLANRHHSHEVMKEAINDVGRQVVAQLERFLNTLGTIAAITPLLGLLGTVLGMIDIFKVITEAGVGNAAVLAGGISKALITTAAGLSVAIPSLMFHRFFESKVDRLALDMEEQALRLVEVLKGEREALR; from the coding sequence TTGGTTGAACTCATGTATGCCGGAGGCTGGTTGATGTTGCCGATCCTGGCCTGTTCAGTGCTAGCTACCGCGATCGTGATCGAGCGTGCCTGGACCCTGCGCCGCTCGCGCATCATGCCGGACCGACTGGTGGAACGGATCTGGCGCCTGCACCAGGAGCAGCGGCTCGATGAGATCACCATCGCCCAGATCCGCGACGGCTCGCCGCTCGGGCGTCTGCTGGCGGCCGGTCTGGCCAATCGTCATCACTCGCACGAGGTGATGAAGGAGGCGATCAACGATGTCGGTCGCCAGGTGGTGGCCCAGCTCGAACGCTTCCTGAACACGCTCGGCACCATCGCCGCCATTACGCCCTTGCTGGGCCTGCTCGGTACCGTGTTAGGCATGATCGACATCTTCAAGGTCATCACAGAGGCGGGTGTGGGCAATGCCGCCGTTTTGGCCGGCGGCATCTCCAAGGCACTCATCACCACGGCGGCCGGACTCTCGGTGGCCATCCCGTCGCTCATGTTCCATCGCTTCTTCGAGAGCAAGGTCGATCGGCTCGCACTCGACATGGAGGAGCAGGCCCTGCGCCTGGTCGAGGTGCTCAAGGGCGAGCGCGAGGCATTGCGATGA
- a CDS encoding 2Fe-2S iron-sulfur cluster-binding protein: MDYLSLSRAARLAGVTRAELQARIRRGEIPTFEGAVAVNDLLRAYPSVSLANDEALERTTRIKALAHPRLYGGDDTTLPDPEVLVSRLQGLSASLAERVARLESAMALLDQIGEQVEELCRLPRDQLEESLLALRDWLRGERARLAAESNPDQRAQLIVKDAFLRLMAANVKLIPSGHDFFVEGNESILEASVRAGLTLNYGCSSGNCGSCKARVVSGETWRLREHDYVISEREKAMGYILTCSHTAVTDLVLEAAEANRVEDLPYQEIRASLRKLERLGSDLVALGIQTPRTQTLRFMAGQRAILTLESGESRELSIASCPCNGRSLWFYVRRQEDAFSQAVFGGLRPGQMVTVSGPRGDFVLRDEASEPAIFIAHGDGIAPIKSLIEHAVSIDHIEWFQLYWDTSYPEAHHQAQWGRALRDALDNFSFTPLVSGHVEDLIALIQADVSEPTVARFYVAGPAEPVRSTRAALLALGIEADRIATEETAT, translated from the coding sequence ATGGACTATCTGAGCCTTTCACGCGCCGCGCGACTCGCGGGCGTCACCCGTGCCGAACTCCAGGCCCGCATCCGGCGCGGCGAGATCCCAACCTTCGAGGGCGCGGTCGCCGTCAACGATCTCTTGCGCGCCTATCCGAGCGTCAGCCTCGCCAACGACGAGGCCCTGGAGCGCACCACCCGCATTAAGGCGCTCGCCCATCCCAGGCTCTATGGCGGTGACGACACCACATTGCCCGATCCCGAGGTACTGGTCTCCAGACTCCAGGGGCTGAGCGCCAGTCTCGCCGAGCGCGTTGCACGGCTGGAGTCGGCCATGGCGCTGCTGGATCAGATCGGCGAGCAGGTCGAAGAACTCTGCCGCCTGCCGCGCGATCAGCTCGAGGAATCCCTGCTCGCGCTGCGCGACTGGCTACGCGGGGAGCGCGCGCGGCTGGCCGCCGAGTCCAACCCGGACCAGCGTGCCCAGCTCATCGTCAAAGATGCCTTTTTGCGACTCATGGCCGCCAACGTCAAACTCATCCCCAGCGGGCACGATTTCTTTGTCGAGGGCAACGAGTCCATTCTCGAGGCCTCGGTGCGGGCGGGTCTGACGCTCAACTACGGTTGCTCCAGCGGTAACTGCGGTAGCTGCAAGGCGCGCGTGGTCAGCGGCGAGACCTGGCGTCTGCGCGAGCACGACTATGTGATTAGCGAACGCGAGAAGGCCATGGGCTATATCCTGACCTGCTCGCATACGGCCGTGACCGACCTCGTGCTGGAGGCCGCCGAGGCCAATCGGGTCGAGGATCTGCCCTATCAGGAGATCCGCGCCAGCCTGCGCAAACTGGAACGGCTCGGGTCGGACCTGGTCGCGCTCGGGATCCAGACCCCGCGAACCCAGACGCTGCGTTTCATGGCAGGGCAGCGGGCGATCCTGACCCTAGAGAGCGGTGAGTCGCGCGAGCTGTCGATCGCCAGTTGCCCCTGCAATGGGCGCTCTCTGTGGTTCTATGTGCGGCGTCAGGAAGATGCCTTTTCGCAGGCGGTGTTCGGCGGTCTGCGCCCGGGGCAGATGGTTACAGTCAGCGGACCGCGCGGAGACTTCGTGCTGCGCGACGAGGCGTCGGAACCGGCGATCTTCATCGCACATGGCGACGGCATCGCACCGATCAAGAGCCTGATCGAGCATGCGGTCTCGATCGATCACATCGAGTGGTTCCAGCTCTATTGGGATACCTCCTATCCGGAGGCCCATCATCAGGCCCAGTGGGGACGGGCGCTGCGGGATGCGTTGGACAACTTTAGTTTCACACCACTGGTGAGTGGGCATGTGGAGGATCTGATCGCCTTGATTCAGGCCGATGTGTCTGAGCCGACCGTGGCACGTTTCTATGTCGCTGGCCCAGCCGAGCCGGTGCGGTCGACGCGCGCGGCACTCCTGGCCCTGGGTATTGAGGCCGATCGGATCGCGACCGAGGAGACGGCCACCTGA